In Candidatus Contubernalis alkalaceticus, the genomic window GATTTATGGGAAAGGGCGTTTTATGAGATTGCCCAGGAATATCCAAATATTAAGACAGAATATGCTCATGTTGATGCCATCTGCATGTGGATGATAAAAAATCCCGAGTGGTTTGATGTCATTGTTACTGATAATATGTTTGGGGATATAATAACTGATTTAGGAGCTATGGTCCAAGGAGGAATGGGAATAGCTGCTGGAGGCAATATCAATCCTGAAGGAGTCTCTATGTTTGAACCCATCGGCGGGTCTGCTCCTAAATATGCGGGGAAAAATATAATTAATCCCCTGGCTGCAATCAATGCCCTATCTATGATGTTGGAAACGTTGGGTGAATACAGAGCCGCAAAAGAGATAGAACAATCAGTGGTTCAAGTATGTGTTAATAATTTAAAAAGCCTTTCTGCAGGAGCTATGGGACATACTACCTCTGAAGTAGGTGATTTGGTGATTAAGTATCTACAGGATCTATAACTTATCTCTAATTAACAATTAAACTAACAAAACGGGCACAATGTTTAATTGACAACATTGTGCCCGTTTTGTTGACATTTCCGTGTTGCATTTGACAACATTATTATTCTGGCTTAACAGGAATACTTTGCAATTCTTCTTCTCACGCTAAAACCGGTGCCATGCCATGAATTATGATATTCTACAATTTTACCCTTAAGGCGTCTTGCGGTGGAAGGATCAAGTATGATTATAATATCTTTTGCCACCCGAATTGCAATGTCATCTTTTTTTCTAGACTCTTCCAGAGCCACTCCTATTTGTGGCACGCCTCACTTCATGCTTCTTATAAAAAATCTAACAAGGGCCGTATTTCCCTGAGCTTTAAGAATTTCCTTTAATTTTTCTTGTGCGCGATCTGAAACGGTTAACATGTTGCCACTCACCAGCTTTCTCCTCTTTTAATAATTTGGAATATCTTATGAGTTTTATCCCCTGTTTGTCACCTTTTAATTAAATTAAAAAAAAGCTATTCAGGGTCATGGCAACATTCTATTCAAGAATAAAGTTTCTTAAAAAAATGCCACACATATGTTTGACCATAAAAGCTTTTTAATAGTTTTATAAAATATTTTTTTTCCCGTTTTTACAATAATCTAGCAGAGGACATTCCTGGCATTGGGGGCGACGGGCGCTGCAAAAAGTACGTCCGTGGGCAATCAACCAGTGGTGAGCTTTATTCCACAATGACTCTGGTATTATTTCCTTTAACTCCTTCTCCGTCACCAGAGGATTCTTTCCACCCGCCAGCCCCAACCGGTATGATACCCGGTAAACATGAGTATCCACAGGAAACGCCGGTATCCCAAAAGCATTTGCTAACACTACGCTGGCAGTTTTTCTTCCCACCCCAGGCAGCTTTAGTAATTGCTCCAGCCTGTCTGGAACTTTTCCATTATATTCCTGAACGATGATATTAGCTGTGGTTACAATGTTTCTGCTTTTATTTCTAAAGAGTCCGCACTTTTTAATATCCTTTTCCAATTCTTCAGGGGTTAGATTTATAAAATCCCATGGCGTAGGGTATTTTTTAAATAATTTTTCTGTAACCCTGTTCACCTGTTTATCCGTGGTCTGTGCTGATAACATCACAGCTATTAACAATTCAAAAGAATTGTTAAAGAGCAGGTCTGTCCTGGGGTTTGGATACATTTTGTCCAGCAATTTTAAAATTTCTGCTGCTTCATTTTTATTCATTTTGTTCCTAATTAATCCCTTCTTAGATTACCAACAATCTATAATAATATTTTCTATTTAATTGTGTAAAATCATCAGGCTGATGCCCTTCTTTGTTTTTAAGTATTTGTTTTAATTAAATTGATTGGTGGATCCTGGCTATAATTCTCTTAGACATTTCTTTGGCCGCCTGTAAATTTCCTTTTTCAACCCGTTCATAAGTGTCTGTATGCCAATGCCAGTTTGAAACCATCCCTTCATCATCTAATGCTATCAGAGTCATAGCTTTATATCCCCGGGCCATAGCCGCAGTAGCATCCGTTGCCAGTAAGTTGTAAGAGGCACCCGTAAAGTTTAATTTGGGCTTTTCTTCAGCAGAAAGTCTGGCCATTTTTAAGAGTTTACTATCAGCGTGATGCTGTTTTAATATGCCTTCTTTTAAAATATATTTCAAATCTCCTGTACCAATACTATCCAAATTAACAAAAAAAGTATTCTCTTTATTTAATTTATAATGATCTAAAAATTTAATCATCCCTACTGTACCTGCCTCTTTACTGCCTGTAGCTAAAAACCAGGGTTCCACAAAGTCAAAGGGGTTAGAGGAAAATTCTCGGGCCAACTCCAAAAGTACACTTACTCCTGATGCATTATCATTTGCACCAGATATATAATCCCCTCGTAATTCTCTTTGAATTAACATTAAAAGGGAAGTAAAAAGAAAAAGAGCAAAGGGAAATGATAAATACCATAGGGTTAAAATATGAGGGTTAACCAGAAAATTTGATAAACCATATAAAACGGATATTATACCCATGGAAATATAATTAAAAAGAAAAATCACTCTAAAATTTTTGACGCTTTCCGGATCAAACATCAACCCTGAGCGAGATGTATCATAGTGCGCTGTAAAAATTACTGTTTTTACAGGATATTTTTTTGCTTTTATTTTGCCTAAAACATTTTGACTAAGGCCACCAGGCATAAATTTACTAATGATTTCCCTGGTGTTAACTTCCCTTATAAATACGTACAAGCCGAATAAACATAGTAAAAAAGACACAAATCGGCTGAAGGGAAAAATAATAAAGCTGAAGCAAAATAATGAATATATAAGACCATATGTCCACGAAAATGATTTAACTGAGGTAAATTCTTGAACTTCCACCCCCAATCCTGATTTCTCCATGGACTCTTTTATGTAGTGGGCGGCAAGCTGTTCATTTCTTTTGGTAGAACCCCGGGGCCCTATCTGTTCGGTCAACATATGAAGATGTTTTAGTTCTTCCATGAAACTCTCCTCAAAAAGCAATAGATATATACCCATCATTATATCATAAATATCAAATTAAAAAGCCCCCAGATTGGAGGCTGTAATTATATTTAATTATTAAATTATTTTATTACCATGACCGGTTTAGGAGAGTGCTGAAGCACTTTATTTGAAACACTCCCAATTAAGAACCTTCGGATTCCTGAAAGGCCGTGGGAACCCATAACTACCATATCTGCCCCTTCTTTTTCAATCAAGTTTAAAATTTGATCAGCCGGGTCACCAACGGTGAAAAGAGTTTTAACCTCTGCAGAGGTCCCTTTAACTAATTCTTCTGCTTTATCCAAAATTTCCTTTCCTCTTCTCTTCAGAGCCTCAGGGTCGATTTGATAATCAGGAACGGGGTGAGGAGTATCAAAAGAAGCAGGCTTTTGAATATTTAATATAATAAGTTGTCCACCAAACTTTTCAGCCATATCCTTGGCGCTCATTAGAGCTTCAAAGGAGTTCTGGGAACCATCGACCGGTGCCAATATTTTTTTCATTTTGCTACCTCCTTGTATTTCTAATAATTTCCATTATGTTTTATAGTAGTATTTATATAAGAATATCAGTGTTTTCTATGTAAGCTTCTTTTAAACCTCCTTTCATGAAAGAAAAAAATAAGATATGTTTATTATAATTGTTTTATATATTGATTATATCACATTTAGAAAAATAATGAATCTATAACAATAATAATATTCTTAAAATTCTGTTAACAATTATTTAACATTTAGATTTCTTGGACTACACTCCTCAGGCCATTGTTATAAAAACGTAATATTTTTCATTTAATGAAACATATTAATAACTAAGTTACATATAATAGATTTGATAAAAAGGGTAATTTCTGGTATGATTGATGTAGACAAGTTTCAAAAAAACTGGAGGTGAAAAAAAAAATGTCTGAAGAAAAAATCCAGGATATTAATGAGCTTGGTTCAGTTCGCATTGCGGACGAGGTTGTGGCAATTATTTCCGGATTGGCCAGCACAGAGGTTGAAGGTGTTGCTGGGATGAGCGGAGGCATTGCTGGAGGCATTGCTGAAATTCTTGGTAGGAAGAATCTATCCAAAGGTGTAAAAGTAAAAATCGAAGAAAATGAAACTTTTATTGATTTATATGTAATAGCGGACTATGGCACTAGAATCCATGAAGTTGCCAAAGAAGTTCAGGAAAAAACAAAATCCGCAGTTGAAAATATGACCGGATTAAATGTCACCTATGTTAATGTACATATTCAAGGAATTAAATTTAAAGAAGAGCAGATCGTAGAAAAAGAAGAAGACGAAGCTGCTGAGTAATAGGATTTAAAACCAGCAGCCCCCTGAAATTATAACTTCAGGGGGCTGCTGGGCTGGTAATAAGGGGGTTTAGTTTTGAATTTTAGAGAACGGTTGGTCTACCTGATTTTATCATTAATTCTTTTATTAGCAGCGCTGCTCTTCTTAGGTTTTGCTTTTTCAATACTGCCCTTGGAACAGGTAGATGCATATATAAGCTATTTATACGGGAACCTGTATGGGGCATTGATTGCCCTTCTAGTCCTTATAATAAGCCTTTGGCTTTTTTCAAAAAGTTTTAAAGCCAAAGAAAATGCAAAACTGATTACCCAGAGCACCCCCCAGGGAGAGTATATGGTTTCCTTTACAGCTTTGGAGAGCATGGTGTTAAGGTCTTCTAAAGAAATAGAAGGTGTTAAAGAATTAGAACCTCAAATTATTTACAGTGATGGCAACTTAATTATATTCATTAAGACTGTGTTTTTTTCAGGGTATGAAATCCCTGCAGTAAGCCAACAGCTGCAAGAAAATGTAAAAAACTATATTGAGGAGATGGCTGGAATATCTGTTTTCACTGTTAAAATTTTCATTGAGAACGTAGCTGAACAGGGTATCAATCGAATCCCCCGGGAAAAAGAGGTGTAATTCTTATGGACACTTCTCTTTTGAAAGAACTCATTTTGAATAATTGGGGGAAAATACTAGGAGCTATATGCGGCCTCTTATTGGGATTATTATTCATCTTGTATGGGTTTTGGAAAACTCTTTTAATCATAGGATGCCTTGCAGCAGGCATATTTTTAGGTTTTCAACTGGAAAAAAACCAAAACTTCAAAAGTTGGCTGGATAAAATAGGAAATAACAAGTAAAAAATCCCCGGATCCGGGGATTTTTTTATAACAAATTTTGAACTTCACCGGTTAATGTATATACCTTTTCAGCCAGTTCCGAAGATAGAGTTCCTGTTCCACAACTGGGAGTGATCATCAGCTGTTTGTTGAGAAGCCCTTGGGAAAATCCTTTGTTTACCAGGGTATTCAAGCACTTCTCCAGCCTGTTAATCACTGTTTTTGCATCATCTGAAATACTTCGATTTAGGGTAGCAACAATCCCCCAGGCAATGATACCTCCCTGATTCATAAATTCCTGCAGAGATTCGGTGTAAACCAGAAGAGAGTCACTATAATTAACAGCATCTAAATTTATTATGTCCACTCCTGCTTCCACGAGAATAGACCAATCAATCCCGGAACAAACGTGTACCCCCACCAGAGCCCCTAGCTTGTGAATACTCTCAATCATTACCGAATAACTCTCAATAATATGATTTCTGTTTAAACCAATGTAGGGCGCCTGGCCAAAATAGCAAAGTCCCGGGTCATCAATAAATATTATCACCGGAAGTTTAAACTGATGCATTTCCTTTACCTGCTGTATCATCTGCATTTCTAAAGCCCTGACCATAATATCCCTTAATTCATCCTTATAAAAGGAAGGCTCAAGGTCAGCATCGGTGAGTTTTATCCCAACGGTTAATGGGCCGCTGACCTGTCCCTTAATAAATTTTGCCTCTCCTACTCCCTGTTGTTTTAATCTCTTAATAAAGGCATAATATCCTGAAGCATATTTCGGATGCATGGTAAACATTTTTTGAGCCTGGGGGTCATTCTCCCCGGCAGCTAAGTAAAAATTATAAAAATTTGCAGCACTGTCTGTAAAAGCGGGATTGCCGGTATCAAAAAACGGGTTTCCTTTTTGATTATATCTTAGTATTCCTGTTTCAATAAGAGGAAAAAGAAACTGCTCAATTATACCTTCAGTTTTACTAAGTTTGGGCAGCTGGGGCCAATGAGGCACAAAAGGCATGTTTTTAAATATTAGGGATAAAGCCTGGTTTTCGTCAGTAAAAGGAAGACTGCCGATACCCGTTGCCATCCGGTATGGTTTATTCATATATTAGCACTCCTGTTATTTCTGCTTTTTTATGTGTTCTTAAAACTTGACGTTAACTGCTCCCCTCTCCCCTTCTGCCACTTCAAAGTAAGGAATAATATTAAAACCCATAAATCCAGCAATAATATTTTGAGGAAACACCTGAATTTTTGTGTTAAACTTCATCACCGTATCGTTATAAAACTGGCGGGAAAAGGCAATCTTCCCTTCAGTATTGGAGAGCTCCTCCTGAAGACTTAAAAAGTTCTGGTTAGCTTTTAATTCCGGGTAATTCTCTGCTACGGCAAACAAAGATTTTAATGCCCCGGACAACATGTTTTCTGCCTGTCCCTGGGCCTCAACCCCCTGTGCATTAATAGCCTTGGTTCTGGCTTCGGTAACCTTTTGAAAAACCTCCTTTTCATGGGCAGCATAACCTTTGACGGTTTCCATCAGATTAGGAATCAGGTCATAGCGCCTTTTCAGCTGAACATCAATCTGAGCCCATGAGTTGTTCACTCTTTGTCTTAAAACTACCAGTGAATTATAAGTTTTTATGACAAAAACAATAAATAAAACAACAATTACAAATATAAAAATAAATATATAATCCCACATACTAAAACATTACCTCCTTTCAAGTTGTTTGTCACATTTCTTACACTTTGATTTCTTTTTTATGTATATAATTCCTTCTGTTCATCTCTATGTATTATCTATAATATTATTAAAATATAATATGGTAACAGGAAGGATATTAAACCCCTGTGTTGTATTTAATTAAAAAATGTAAGGAGTGATATTTTCTTGTCAATAACAGGCTTAATTACTGCTTTGGTTATTTTTATCCTGGGTTTTTTAGGAACCATTCTCCCTGCCCTTCCCGGCCCCATTTTAATCTGGGCTGGAATGCTGGTCTATGGTTTTTTTGTTGATTTCAACAATCTACCGGTCATGTTTTACGTCTCACAAGCCCTGGTAGTGGGACTGATTTATTTGATAGACTACTTTTCAGTGGTTCTGGGCGCAAAAAAATATGGCGGTTCCAAGTTTGCGGGCTGGGGGGCAGCGGCCGGTATTCTTGTAGGCCTTTTTACCCTGGGACCTCTTGGTGTTATTGTTGGACCCTTTGCCGGAGCTGTGCTGGTAGAAGTAGTAAGGGGACGCACTGCTCAAGAAGCAATCAAGGTTGGAATAGGTACCCTGTTAGGATTTCTGGGGGGTACCTTTATCAAATTATTGATAGAAGGTGTAATGGTCATTTGGTTTTTAATTAAGATATTTTAATAACTCATTTCATACGCTCTCATTGCTTTATTTCTAAATTTCCATTTCACTTTTCCGTAAAGCCTCAGTTTGCCTCTGATCCACCTCATATGTTTCGGGGTCAATTACCACCCCATATAAATCCCGGGCCCTTTGAATAGAAACCAGCGCTTTACTGACGTCCCCGGCAACTTCTTGGGGATCTCTTTTTAGAGGAGAACCATATCCGCCGCCTCCGGGAGTATTATAGATAATTACGGTTCCCTCTTCCACCTCTGTGGTTAATTTCGGCTGTTTTCTTTCCTCTTTTCCCTTTGAATCTATTAAAATGTTCTGGGAATTACCCCCCGGCAGTCCTCCATTCATCCCCCAGGGCCTAAGATCTCCCCTCTCTGAACTCAGTGTAACCTGAGCTGTATGTCCCATTACCTTAACTGCTCGACATAAGCCCATGCCACCCCTATGTCTCCCTGGGCCCTCGGTATCAGGCCTCAAACTATAGCTTACAACCTGTAGGGGATAAGATATTTCTATCACCTCTGAGGGGGTGTTGAGGGTATTGGTCATATTGGTATGAACTCCATCCATTCCATCACCCATAACATTTGCCCCCTGTCCTCCACCGTAGGTCTCTACATAAGAATAAAACTCTTTAGTACGGGGGTCTATCCCTCCAATGGTAAAAAGCCCCATGGTTCCAGCACTGGCAGCAGTTACTTTATGGGCAAGAAATTGAGCAAAACAACCCAATATTACATCAGCAATTCGCTGTGCCGTATTGATGTTGGCACCTGAAACCGGTGAGGGGAATTCAGGGTTTACTATGGTACCCGGTGGAGTGATTACCTCCAAGGGAAGAGAAATTCCTTCATTTGACGGTATTTCCGGATTCAAAACCGCTTTTACCGCAAAGTAGACACAGGCCAGGGTTACAGCCCGGGTTGAGTTTACAGGACCCCGGGTTTGAAGGTCACTGCCGGTAAAATCTACCTTAATATTGTCTTCCCTGACAGTAACTGCTGCTTTAATGGTAATTCTATTGGAGGTTATGCCGTCCCCCTCCAGGTAATCGGTAAATTGCCAGGTTCCTTCTTCTAATTTTTTTATTTCCTCCCGTAAAGAACGCTCCGAATAGTTAATTAACTCCTCCATATAAATTAATATTTTTTGAAGTCCATACTTTTGCACCAGTTCCAACAGTCGTTTAGCTCCTACAGAATTGGCAGCTATCTGTGCTCTTATATCTCCGTTAAACTCAAAACCAGTTCTTACATTATGAGACAGGACTTTCATTAGCTCTTGATCAAACAATCCTTTTTTTAGAATCTTAACCGGGGGAATCCTCAAACCCTCTTCAAAGATTGAAGCTGCATTGGTGGGAGTACTCCCTGGAGTTCTGCCCCCTACATCTACATGGTGAGCCAGGTTTGCCATCACAGCAATCAATTCCCCTTGATAAAACACCGGCATAAAAATACAGATATCCGGCAGGTGAGAGCCGCTTATATATGGGTCATTTATAATTAAAGCATCCCCCGGTGCTAAATTTTGTACCGGGTATGCCTTTAAAACCTCTTTCACCACGGACTGCATCAAACCCAGATGAAGAGGGATATGCTCAGCCTGGGCTACCAGGCGTCCATCCCTGGTATAAATTGCCGTGGAACAATCTTTTCTATCTTTTATGTTGGGAGAAAGCGCAGTCCGGATTAAGGTCACACCCATTTCCTCCGCGATCGATTGCAGCGCGTTTCTCATAACTTCTAAGGTTATAGCATCCACCACAGGAATTTCCTCCTTCTGCCTTATGTTAGATAATTATTAACCGGTGATAATCAAGTTTCTATATGAATCGATATACGCTGTTTTTCCCGGTGTAATCACAGTAGTTGAATCTAGCTGCTCCAAAAGCGCCGGTCCCTTTATTTTACCCCCCGGAGCCATTTCATCCCGATTATATACAGGAGTTTTAATATATTTCCCATTATAATAAATACTTCGAAAAATATTTGAAGCCCTGGAAAGGTCTCTGTCAACCAGTCTTTCGGCTTTATGCTGGAAAGAATGCATCTTCCCTACCACAGATAGCCTTACATTAACAATTTCAATAATTTCCTCCTGACGATTATAACCATAGGCTTTTAAATGAATATCATGAAATTCGTTAACCATTTGTTCTAAGGTTTTTTTATTCAGTTCCTCTGCACCCAAAGGAATATTTATTTCATACGCCTGCCGGGGATATCTCAGGTCTGCACTACGGTAAAACAGCAGATTCTCATATTTAAACCCTTCTCTTTCCAGTTCCTTCAGGGCTTTTGACTGTAATTCCTTAAATAAATCCTCTAGATAGTCAACCTGGATATTTTCTTCCCTCATAATCCGGGTTAAAACATAATCTCTTCTAATATCTGCCGCCAACATACCCATTGCAGAATTGATCCCCGGCTGAGCTGGAACTATTACCTTATTTATGGCCAATTCCTGAGCCAGCTCCAGAGCATGTAAAGGACCTGCCCCACCAAAGGCTACCAGAGCAAACTCCCTGGGGTCAAAGCCTTTTTCTACAGAAACCACCCGAATTCCCCTGACCATGTTGGCATTGACAACTTTAATAATTCCCTCCGCTGCTTCTTCTAAGGTCAAACCCAAAGGTGCCGCAATATGTTTCTGAATTGCCTGAACCGATTTTTCCGGGAATATCTTCATATCACCCGCTAAAATATATTCAGGGTTAATCCTGCCCAATACCAGGTTTGCATCAGTTACTGTAGGCCTGTCTCCCCCTCTACCGTAACAGGCCGGCCCTGGAACAGCTCCAGCACTTTCGGGCCCTACTTTTAGCGCTCCACCGGAATCAATAAAAGCAATACTTCCGCCCCCGGCACCCATGGTATGAATTTCTATCATGGGTAGTCGTAAGGGATAACTGCCTATGGAACTTTCCGTAGAATAACGGGGTTGACCCTCAACAATAAGAGAAACATCCAGGCTGGTCCCCCCCATATCCATGGTAATAAGATTTGGTTCTTCCATTAACCGGGATAAGTGTACCCCGGCGTTAACTCCCCCTGCCGGGCCTGATAAAAGTGTCCTGGCACTATGTTCCCGGGCCATCTTAGAGGAAATGATGCCACCGTTGGACTGCATTATATAAAGGGGTGATTTAATTTTTTCATCTGTCAACCTCATCTCAAGGTCTTCCAGATATTTTTTTATGGTCGGCATAACATAGGCATTTATACATACCGTGCTGGCCCTCTCATATTCTCTAAATTCGGGAAGAATTTCTGAGGAACAACTTACAAATACCTGCGGCAGCTCCTTTGTAAGTATTTTTTTTACTATTTTTTCATGCTGTGGGTCAAGATACGAATGCAAAAAACAAACTGCCGCCGATTCTATGCCTTTTTCCTTGAGTATTTTTACCAGAACAGATAAATGTTCCTGGTTCAAAGGTGTTTCAATCTGGCCGTTATAGAGAATTCTTTCCTCTACTTCAAAACTTAGCTCTCTGGGAACAATAGGTGGAGCTTTCGTCTGAAAGAAATTATACAGGGAAGGGCGGGTCTGCCTGGCAATTTCCAAGACATCACGGAAACCCTGTGTGGTAATTAAAGCAGTAACAGCTCCCTTTAATTCCAGCAGTGCATTAGTAGCTACAGTAGTTCCATGGAGAAAGTATGAAACTTCCTGTGAGCTGACTTTATTTTCAGTTAAAACTTTTAAAACTCCTGTCATTACCGCTATGGCGGGATTATCAGGAGTTGAAGGAACCTTCGTAATATGTAGTTTCTTTCGATTCTCATCCAGCAGGGCAATATCGGTAAAAGTCCCCCCGGAATCTACAGCTATTCTAAAAGTCACTTCCAGTCCTCCTAATTTGTTACATAAATATTTAGCTGGCTTTAGAGATTATGAACGACGGGGAAAGACGGTGCTTATAAGTGAATATTTCAAGCCTGACCCCTGACCAACTGATTTTAATATTTTAGAGATACCCCATAATTATATGAGTTTGTGGAATCACCCTTACTCCGGATAATATTTTAAGAGAAGATGAATGTAACTCCATTAAATAACTGTTGGATATCCCCAGGCTGTCAGTTTTGGCAGTCACCGGCTGCAGTACCACTGGAACAGATGAGGAGACGTCTCTTACAGCTCTTATGTATTCCATAAGCTCTTCTTTACTGCTGTCTCCGGTAACCACAATTTTCACAAAAACCTTTTTTTGCAGGGAAAGCGTTAAAAATTCCAGGTGTTGTTTCAGATAATTATCCCCACCCAACAAATGGGGAAGCTTAAAATCCATAGCTATATAATCAATCCAGGGAAGCAGTTCCTTTAATTCTTCAATTAAGGTTCCATTGGTTTCTAAAAAAATCTCAAGACCGGTTTCCTCTCTAAAGGCCGGTAAAAATTTTTTTAAAAATTTATGATGCAAAAGAGGTTCTCCCCCGGTAAGGCTCACAGAGTGATGTAGTTTAACAGGAAATAAAGTAACAATTTTTAAAAGTTCCTGCGTATTCAAAGGATTGTCCCTTAAAAGATACTCCCCGGCAGTTTCTTTCAGTTCTACACGACATTTTAAAGGGAGTTTATTTTGAACAGTATCACAAAAAGAACACTGAAGGTTACATCCAAAAAAACGAAGAAATAACTGACGGTGCCCAATATATATTCCCTCCCCTTGAATGGAAGAAAATATCTCAATCAGCCGTGCTTTCATGCCTAACACCTCAGATTTTAGGAATCTGTGTTATTATGTACGTTTTAAATCATTGTAATGAAGAGCCTTTAAATAACAAAGGCAACCCTCACATTGAGTACATAACTTATCTCCCCCTGATTCACAAGGCCATATATGTTCAAAGGGGAGTTCCAGTTTCATGCCCAGGTTTACTATTTCTTCTTTGCTCAAGTTCTGAGTGGGACAGAGAACTTTTAACTCCTTTAGCGTGGACATCTCTAATTGGCTATTAATGGAATCCTTAACCTGCTGAAAACTGTTACGGGGGAACATGTCCGCATCATCCTTGTTAAAGCCGGCAATAATTAAAGGAGCATCCAGGCTCTCAGCATAGGCTGCAGCGATGTTTAAAAAAAATCCGTTACGGTTTGAAACCCTAAATGAATTAAGGTCGTTTGATTTATTATCCTGTTCGTTGGAAGACAAGCCCAATGCTTTCTTTTCGTCGGAAACCAGGGCGTTATGTAGAATATTTTTAAACAAAGGTACCTCCACCACATTTAAGTCTACTTCGAAATATTGGGCCAATCTTTCCGAAGCCAGTTTCTCCTTAGCTGCTGAATTTTGCCCGTAATCAAAGTTCAAGCATAGGATCGGATACTGATTTCTTTTTGCCCAGGCCAGAGATACCGCAGAATCAATTCCCCCGGACAAAAGAACTATGGATTTCATCTTAATCTTCCTCCCGGTATGATGCATAGGCATCATCTGATTCCCAGACCGTGACTTCATGCACAGTAATAGATTGGTCAACTACTTCTAAAACATCTTTCAATTTCTCATATATGTAACCGGCAAGGTTTTCCGCCGTAGGGTTTAACCCTTCCTCAGTAAAAGAAGGGTGTTCATTTATTAAGCGGTGGTCAAATTCATCAGTAATCTGTTCAACCAGGTCTTCCAGAGCATGAAAATCCATTACCATCCCTTGAGAATTTAACCGGCTTCCCCTTACCAAACATTGGGCCGTAAATGTATGTCCGTGGATATTGGCACATTTTCCTTGATAATTTCTTAAAGAATGGGCAGATGAAAATTTAATTGTTACACTTAAAGTAAAGATGCCTTTTCCCAGAGCAGGATTTCCCCTTTCTCATAAAAACCTTATTATCTCTTTTTTTTAGGG contains:
- the nth gene encoding endonuclease III; amino-acid sequence: MNKNEAAEILKLLDKMYPNPRTDLLFNNSFELLIAVMLSAQTTDKQVNRVTEKLFKKYPTPWDFINLTPEELEKDIKKCGLFRNKSRNIVTTANIIVQEYNGKVPDRLEQLLKLPGVGRKTASVVLANAFGIPAFPVDTHVYRVSYRLGLAGGKNPLVTEKELKEIIPESLWNKAHHWLIAHGRTFCSARRPQCQECPLLDYCKNGKKNIL
- a CDS encoding M28 family metallopeptidase, which encodes MEELKHLHMLTEQIGPRGSTKRNEQLAAHYIKESMEKSGLGVEVQEFTSVKSFSWTYGLIYSLFCFSFIIFPFSRFVSFLLCLFGLYVFIREVNTREIISKFMPGGLSQNVLGKIKAKKYPVKTVIFTAHYDTSRSGLMFDPESVKNFRVIFLFNYISMGIISVLYGLSNFLVNPHILTLWYLSFPFALFLFTSLLMLIQRELRGDYISGANDNASGVSVLLELAREFSSNPFDFVEPWFLATGSKEAGTVGMIKFLDHYKLNKENTFFVNLDSIGTGDLKYILKEGILKQHHADSKLLKMARLSAEEKPKLNFTGASYNLLATDATAAMARGYKAMTLIALDDEGMVSNWHWHTDTYERVEKGNLQAAKEMSKRIIARIHQSI
- a CDS encoding universal stress protein, with product MKKILAPVDGSQNSFEALMSAKDMAEKFGGQLIILNIQKPASFDTPHPVPDYQIDPEALKRRGKEILDKAEELVKGTSAEVKTLFTVGDPADQILNLIEKEGADMVVMGSHGLSGIRRFLIGSVSNKVLQHSPKPVMVIK
- a CDS encoding Asp23/Gls24 family envelope stress response protein, yielding MSEEKIQDINELGSVRIADEVVAIISGLASTEVEGVAGMSGGIAGGIAEILGRKNLSKGVKVKIEENETFIDLYVIADYGTRIHEVAKEVQEKTKSAVENMTGLNVTYVNVHIQGIKFKEEQIVEKEEDEAAE
- the amaP gene encoding alkaline shock response membrane anchor protein AmaP, coding for MNFRERLVYLILSLILLLAALLFLGFAFSILPLEQVDAYISYLYGNLYGALIALLVLIISLWLFSKSFKAKENAKLITQSTPQGEYMVSFTALESMVLRSSKEIEGVKELEPQIIYSDGNLIIFIKTVFFSGYEIPAVSQQLQENVKNYIEEMAGISVFTVKIFIENVAEQGINRIPREKEV
- a CDS encoding DUF2273 domain-containing protein, whose product is MDTSLLKELILNNWGKILGAICGLLLGLLFILYGFWKTLLIIGCLAAGIFLGFQLEKNQNFKSWLDKIGNNK
- a CDS encoding uroporphyrinogen decarboxylase/cobalamine-independent methonine synthase family protein, which encodes MNKPYRMATGIGSLPFTDENQALSLIFKNMPFVPHWPQLPKLSKTEGIIEQFLFPLIETGILRYNQKGNPFFDTGNPAFTDSAANFYNFYLAAGENDPQAQKMFTMHPKYASGYYAFIKRLKQQGVGEAKFIKGQVSGPLTVGIKLTDADLEPSFYKDELRDIMVRALEMQMIQQVKEMHQFKLPVIIFIDDPGLCYFGQAPYIGLNRNHIIESYSVMIESIHKLGALVGVHVCSGIDWSILVEAGVDIINLDAVNYSDSLLVYTESLQEFMNQGGIIAWGIVATLNRSISDDAKTVINRLEKCLNTLVNKGFSQGLLNKQLMITPSCGTGTLSSELAEKVYTLTGEVQNLL
- a CDS encoding LemA family protein; protein product: MWDYIFIFIFVIVVLFIVFVIKTYNSLVVLRQRVNNSWAQIDVQLKRRYDLIPNLMETVKGYAAHEKEVFQKVTEARTKAINAQGVEAQGQAENMLSGALKSLFAVAENYPELKANQNFLSLQEELSNTEGKIAFSRQFYNDTVMKFNTKIQVFPQNIIAGFMGFNIIPYFEVAEGERGAVNVKF
- a CDS encoding DUF456 domain-containing protein, giving the protein MSITGLITALVIFILGFLGTILPALPGPILIWAGMLVYGFFVDFNNLPVMFYVSQALVVGLIYLIDYFSVVLGAKKYGGSKFAGWGAAAGILVGLFTLGPLGVIVGPFAGAVLVEVVRGRTAQEAIKVGIGTLLGFLGGTFIKLLIEGVMVIWFLIKIF